In Caulobacter segnis ATCC 21756, the sequence CCCGCGTGCTGCCGACCCCGATGATGAACATCATCAACGGCGGGGCTCACGCCGACAATCCGATCGACATCCAGGAGTTCATGATCCTGCCGACCGGCGCCAAGGACTTCCGCGAAGGCCTACGCATGGGCGCCGAGATCTTCCACGCCCTGAAGAAGGCCCTGAAGGACGCCGGTCACAACACCAACGTCGGCGACGAAGGCGGCTTCGCCCCGAACCTCGCCAGCGCCGAGGCCGCGCTCGATTTCATCGTCAAGGCTGGCGAGAAGGCTGGTTACAAAGCCGGTGACGACTTCGTCCTGGGCCTGGACGTCGCCTCGACCGAGTTCTTCAAGAACGGCAAGTACGAACTGGAAGGCGAGGGCAAGTCGCTCGATCCGGCCGCCATGGTCGACTATCTGGCCGGCCTGGTGGCCAAGTTCCCGATCCTCACCATCGAAGACGGCATGGCCGAGGATGATTTCGAGGGCTGGAAGCTGCTGACCGATACGCTGGGCAAGAAGGTCCAACTGGTCGGCGACGACCTGTTCGTGACCAACCCCAAGCGTCTGCAAATCGGCCTGGACAAGGGCCTGGCCAACTCGATCCTCGTGAAGGTCAACCAGATCGGCACGCTGTCGGAAACCATCGACGCTGTCGAGCTGGCCCACCGCCACGGCTACACCAGCGTCATGAGCCACCGTTCGGGCGAGACCGAGGACAGCACGATCGCTGACCTGGCCGTCGCGCTGAACTGCGGTCAGATCAAGACGGGCTCGCTGGCGCGTTCGGACCGGACGGCCAAGTACAACCAGCTCCTGCGCATCGAGGAGATGCTGGACGACCAAGGCGTCTATGCCGGTCGCGCGGCGTTGAAGGGCCGCTAAACTCTTCCATAGCGTTGGCTTTTGAGGGCGTGGCTTCGCAGGAGGCCGCGCCCTTTTGCTTGTAGCCGGCCGTTTCGATCGCGCTCGGACCGTCGCCGATTCCGCCTATCGGGGAGCTCTCTGGCGGTGAGAGGGCGTCGTCAGGAAAGGTTAACCCACAAATTTTCTAAAAGGGTCGCATTGGTTTCAAAAGAGACCAGTTTTCGCGCCTTCGCTACCGCGAAATGGCTTCGGCGATGCGGCATCTAGATGCGGCTGAAACCATCTCACGTGAAAGCACCGCCCCGGGGTCATCGCTGCGAGAGACCGGCGTTCGCAACACCCAGATTTAGAAGGCGTTAAGCAGGGTCAGCGATCCTGCGAATCCCTCTTTGGGACGCTCAGATGTTCGCCCGACTGCAACCTTTCCTGCCGACCGCGGCGATTTTCTTCCTGATTTTTTACTTCGCCTTTCACGCTCTGACCGGTGATCGGGGCCTGCTGTCCATTTCGCAGCGCAATGCGGACCTCGCAGCAAAAACAAAGGAACTCAGGAAGATACGTGCAGAGAGGATGGACCTGGAGGCCCGCGCTCGTCTATTACGCAGCGGCAGTCTGTCGGCCGACCTGCTGGAAGAGCGCGCGCGCTCGCTCCTAGGATACGCCGACCCGAGGGACTATGTGATCCGGGTCAAGCGTT encodes:
- the eno gene encoding phosphopyruvate hydratase, with protein sequence MTEIVDIIAREILDSRGNPTVEVDVILEDGAFGRAAVPSGASTGAHEANEKRDGDKARYLGKGVQQAVDAVNGEIFDALSGVDAEDQRRLDNLLIELDGTPNKARLGANAILGVSLAAAKAAAESAGLPLYKYVGGVNARVLPTPMMNIINGGAHADNPIDIQEFMILPTGAKDFREGLRMGAEIFHALKKALKDAGHNTNVGDEGGFAPNLASAEAALDFIVKAGEKAGYKAGDDFVLGLDVASTEFFKNGKYELEGEGKSLDPAAMVDYLAGLVAKFPILTIEDGMAEDDFEGWKLLTDTLGKKVQLVGDDLFVTNPKRLQIGLDKGLANSILVKVNQIGTLSETIDAVELAHRHGYTSVMSHRSGETEDSTIADLAVALNCGQIKTGSLARSDRTAKYNQLLRIEEMLDDQGVYAGRAALKGR
- a CDS encoding FtsB family cell division protein, with protein sequence MFARLQPFLPTAAIFFLIFYFAFHALTGDRGLLSISQRNADLAAKTKELRKIRAERMDLEARARLLRSGSLSADLLEERARSLLGYADPRDYVIRVKRSS